From a single Bacillus gobiensis genomic region:
- a CDS encoding Nramp family divalent metal transporter, translated as MKNNNGLLQESALSHSAQAALDGQTSGIRKVLPFLGPAFIAAIAYIDPGNFATNITAGSTYGYMLLWVILLSNLMAMLIQSLSAKLGIATGKNLPEIARQEFPKPVSYGLWIQGELVIMATDLAEFIGAALGIYLLFGIPMLQSALIAAVGSFAILELQRRGVRSLEAGIAGMLMIVVVSFAVQTFYAHPDVPSILTGFITPQFQGTNSILLAAGILGATVMPHAIYLHSALTQRRVIGKTDTERKKIYQFEKIDIVIAMVIAGAINASMLIISAALFFKHGMIIEDLDIAYEQFGHLIGPGSAILFGIGLLIAGLSSSSVGTMSGDVIMQGYINFRIPIYIRRLITMIPPLAIIACGVNPTTALVVSQVVLSFGIAFALVPLIMFTSSKRIMGSLVNRRLVTGLAWIIAGLIIVLNLYLLGQTFLG; from the coding sequence ATGAAGAATAATAATGGTTTACTTCAAGAATCTGCGCTTTCTCATAGTGCTCAAGCAGCATTAGACGGACAAACGAGCGGAATCAGAAAAGTTCTCCCTTTTTTAGGACCTGCGTTTATCGCTGCTATCGCGTATATTGATCCAGGAAATTTCGCTACAAATATAACTGCAGGATCAACCTACGGGTACATGCTTCTCTGGGTTATCCTATTATCAAATTTAATGGCAATGCTCATCCAATCATTATCAGCCAAGCTGGGCATTGCGACAGGAAAAAATCTTCCGGAGATCGCCAGACAAGAATTTCCTAAACCGGTCTCTTACGGATTGTGGATTCAAGGGGAATTGGTTATCATGGCTACCGATTTGGCTGAATTTATCGGAGCGGCACTTGGCATTTATTTATTATTCGGAATCCCTATGCTGCAATCCGCCCTTATCGCAGCCGTTGGTTCCTTTGCCATTTTAGAGCTTCAAAGAAGAGGTGTTCGCTCGCTTGAAGCCGGAATCGCAGGAATGCTTATGATTGTTGTGGTCTCTTTTGCGGTTCAAACCTTTTATGCTCACCCTGATGTTCCCTCTATCCTGACAGGGTTCATAACACCACAATTTCAAGGAACCAATAGTATTTTGCTTGCAGCGGGAATTTTAGGGGCCACCGTTATGCCGCATGCTATTTATTTGCACTCTGCATTAACTCAAAGAAGAGTCATTGGTAAAACGGATACTGAGCGTAAAAAGATTTATCAATTTGAAAAAATCGATATTGTTATCGCCATGGTTATAGCTGGTGCAATAAATGCCAGTATGCTAATTATCTCAGCTGCTTTGTTTTTTAAACACGGAATGATTATCGAAGATTTAGATATCGCCTATGAACAATTCGGCCATCTAATTGGTCCTGGTTCAGCGATTTTGTTCGGAATTGGACTGTTGATTGCAGGTTTGTCAAGCTCATCAGTAGGTACGATGTCCGGGGATGTTATTATGCAGGGTTATATTAACTTCAGAATCCCTATTTATATAAGAAGGCTAATTACAATGATTCCGCCGCTTGCCATTATCGCTTGCGGTGTGAATCCGACAACTGCTCTTGTCGTAAGCCAAGTCGTGTTATCATTCGGAATTGCTTTTGCTTTAGTTCCGCTGATTATGTTTACGAGCAGCAAGCGGATTATGGGTTCTCTCGTGAATCGCCGCCTGGTCACCGGACTTGCGTGGATCATCGCAGGTTTGATAATCGTATTAAATCTGTATCTTTTAGGGCAAACCTTTTTAGGTTAA
- a CDS encoding GlsB/YeaQ/YmgE family stress response membrane protein, producing the protein MLGFLVSLLVAIVIGLIGSAIVGNRMPGGILGAMVAGLVGAWIGHSLLGTWGPTLAGFAILPAIIGAAIFVFILSLIMRNSNRSHSH; encoded by the coding sequence ATGTTAGGTTTTCTTGTTTCATTACTCGTGGCTATTGTGATCGGATTAATCGGAAGTGCAATCGTTGGCAATCGCATGCCAGGTGGAATACTTGGAGCAATGGTTGCCGGCCTCGTCGGAGCATGGATTGGTCATTCACTGCTTGGAACATGGGGTCCTACTCTCGCTGGATTCGCCATCCTTCCCGCCATTATCGGAGCGGCTATCTTCGTATTTATTCTCAGCTTAATTATGAGAAATTCAAATCGAAGCCACAGCCATTAA
- the argS gene encoding arginine--tRNA ligase, whose product MIKWLAATELAKLTHGGADALLSLIEIPPNEELGDAAFPCFHLAKEKRMAPQQIAAQLAKEWNITGIKANAEGPYVNLTFNKAIYGKMLIDKISENQFRNLNFGNGKKVIIDMSSPNIAKPFGIGHLRSTVIGNALYHLYKKTGHVPVRVNHLGDWGTQFGKQIAAYKKWGNEDKLNASPVDHLFELYVQFHEEAENDPGLIDEARSWFHKLEKGDQEARGLWEQFVAVSKEEFNDMYRFLGVDFEEVLGESFYNDKMQAVIDELEEKGLLEESDGAMVVKLEEYDLPPCLIIKSDGSSIYATRDLATAIYRHEIMKGEKLLYVVGGEQTLHFKQIFAVLEKMGYEWAKDCFHVSFGLMRLEGKKMSTRRGRVITLKEVMKQAISSAIEISKEKNPDRTIHDQTAKAMGTGAVIFGDLKNDRKNDVNFSLKEALRFEGETGPYLQYTYARIKSLIRKAGEQTDSTAEIKETFLDFPETWRLLKTLSVYPDVLKKSVSEHKPSHIAKYALSICKHFNQFYQQQRVLSDDKKEQFTKLAVCRQTVLLLKESMDILGIEAPEEI is encoded by the coding sequence ATGATAAAATGGCTAGCTGCAACGGAATTGGCAAAGCTTACACATGGAGGTGCGGATGCTCTTCTTTCTCTCATTGAAATACCTCCGAATGAGGAGCTTGGTGATGCTGCCTTTCCTTGCTTTCATTTGGCTAAAGAAAAAAGAATGGCACCACAGCAAATCGCTGCTCAGCTTGCGAAAGAGTGGAACATCACGGGAATTAAAGCAAATGCAGAAGGACCTTACGTAAACCTTACTTTTAACAAAGCTATTTATGGCAAAATGCTTATTGATAAAATAAGCGAGAATCAGTTTCGAAATTTAAACTTTGGGAATGGGAAAAAAGTGATTATCGATATGTCTTCTCCTAACATCGCGAAGCCTTTTGGAATCGGACATCTGCGTTCCACTGTTATTGGGAACGCGCTGTATCATTTATACAAAAAAACAGGACATGTGCCTGTTCGTGTCAACCATCTTGGAGACTGGGGAACACAATTCGGAAAACAAATCGCAGCTTATAAAAAATGGGGAAATGAAGACAAACTAAATGCTTCACCGGTTGATCATTTATTTGAGCTTTATGTCCAATTCCACGAAGAAGCAGAGAACGACCCCGGTCTTATAGACGAGGCAAGAAGCTGGTTTCACAAGCTGGAAAAAGGGGACCAGGAAGCAAGAGGTCTTTGGGAGCAATTTGTCGCAGTCAGCAAAGAGGAGTTTAATGATATGTACCGGTTTCTTGGCGTTGATTTTGAAGAAGTGCTTGGCGAGAGCTTTTACAATGACAAAATGCAGGCCGTCATCGATGAACTCGAAGAAAAAGGGCTTCTGGAGGAAAGCGACGGCGCCATGGTTGTAAAACTGGAGGAATACGATCTGCCGCCTTGCTTAATTATTAAATCCGACGGGTCTTCCATCTATGCGACAAGAGATTTGGCCACGGCTATCTATCGTCATGAAATAATGAAAGGGGAAAAGCTTCTCTATGTTGTTGGGGGAGAACAGACCCTGCATTTTAAACAAATTTTTGCCGTCTTGGAGAAAATGGGGTATGAATGGGCAAAAGACTGCTTCCATGTTTCGTTTGGATTAATGAGACTCGAAGGTAAGAAAATGTCGACCAGGAGAGGCCGTGTAATTACGTTAAAGGAAGTAATGAAGCAGGCTATCTCGAGTGCAATAGAGATTTCAAAGGAGAAAAACCCGGACCGGACTATTCATGATCAAACAGCAAAAGCGATGGGAACGGGTGCGGTCATCTTTGGAGATTTAAAGAACGACCGGAAAAACGATGTGAATTTCTCATTAAAGGAAGCTCTTCGGTTTGAAGGTGAGACAGGACCGTATCTTCAATATACCTATGCAAGAATCAAGAGTCTGATTAGAAAGGCTGGAGAGCAAACAGATTCAACAGCAGAGATTAAGGAGACCTTTCTTGATTTTCCGGAGACGTGGAGGCTGTTAAAAACTTTGTCTGTATATCCGGACGTATTAAAGAAAAGTGTATCTGAACATAAGCCTTCCCATATTGCCAAGTATGCTCTATCAATATGTAAGCATTTTAATCAGTTTTACCAACAGCAAAGAGTGTTGTCAGATGACAAGAAAGAGCAATTTACGAAACTTGCTGTCTGCAGGCAGACCGTATTACTTTTAAAAGAGTCAATGGACATCCTCGGAATAGAGGCTCCGGAAGAAATATAA
- a CDS encoding DUF2188 domain-containing protein — protein sequence MPWTMNDYPNSLKNLDPAVKKKAIEIANAMVDEGYEEGRAIPIATSQAKEWHENASKSEIDELLHDTDVEERDDSDDNDARPELMDQAAHVIKHDDGWAVKTEKAKRASYVKETKQEAIDRAEEIAKNKGTKLVIHKRDGSVQRTKNFS from the coding sequence ATGCCATGGACCATGAACGATTATCCCAATTCCTTAAAAAATTTGGATCCCGCAGTGAAAAAGAAAGCCATTGAGATAGCCAATGCGATGGTAGATGAAGGATACGAAGAGGGACGCGCAATCCCGATCGCCACCAGCCAGGCAAAGGAATGGCATGAAAATGCAAGCAAAAGCGAAATTGATGAGCTCCTTCATGATACAGATGTTGAAGAAAGAGACGATTCTGATGATAATGACGCGAGACCCGAGCTCATGGATCAGGCCGCTCACGTTATCAAGCATGATGACGGGTGGGCCGTCAAAACAGAAAAAGCAAAACGAGCCAGCTATGTAAAAGAAACGAAGCAAGAAGCGATCGACAGGGCGGAAGAAATCGCCAAAAATAAAGGGACAAAGCTTGTCATTCATAAAAGAGACGGATCGGTTCAACGAACGAAAAACTTTTCCTAA
- a CDS encoding EcsC family protein: MPIEHPDILRKQLKEIHKWEKDQQKVWFWEKLGRLPFLILDKLTPAFIQRKIGVILDEIGSFIQTGGQYLTSQKHIIKQISKKVPEAEINDIEDIKKAPLSVMEEISTVMGKNRSHAATVQGATTGIGGILTLAIDIPAVLGLSLKTLQDIAVAYGYNPKVKKERIFIVKCLQLASADVVGKKSILQELDNYDQKMESHRNMLSQIQGWREVVYSYRDSFGWKKLLQMVPIAGILFGAITNRATIQELAETGNMLYKKRRIIERLEQHEKPETEIESSE; the protein is encoded by the coding sequence ATGCCAATTGAACACCCTGACATTTTGAGAAAACAATTAAAAGAAATTCATAAGTGGGAAAAGGATCAGCAAAAGGTCTGGTTCTGGGAAAAACTCGGGCGGTTGCCTTTTCTGATTTTGGATAAGCTGACACCTGCTTTCATCCAACGGAAAATTGGCGTCATTCTTGACGAAATCGGCAGCTTTATCCAAACTGGGGGACAATACTTAACCAGCCAAAAACATATTATTAAACAAATTTCTAAAAAAGTACCTGAAGCAGAAATCAATGATATTGAAGATATAAAAAAAGCTCCTCTTTCCGTAATGGAAGAAATCAGCACGGTAATGGGGAAAAATAGATCCCACGCAGCAACGGTGCAAGGAGCAACAACAGGAATTGGCGGCATCTTAACATTGGCTATCGATATTCCGGCCGTTTTAGGATTGTCACTGAAAACCCTGCAGGATATCGCGGTAGCCTACGGATATAATCCGAAAGTAAAGAAAGAACGAATTTTTATCGTAAAATGTCTCCAATTGGCATCCGCGGATGTAGTCGGCAAGAAAAGTATTTTACAAGAGCTGGACAACTACGATCAAAAAATGGAATCCCACCGAAACATGCTCTCGCAAATTCAAGGCTGGCGCGAAGTAGTTTACAGCTATCGCGATTCATTTGGATGGAAAAAGCTTTTGCAAATGGTTCCGATTGCAGGAATTTTATTTGGCGCCATTACAAACCGGGCCACCATTCAAGAATTGGCTGAAACAGGAAACATGCTTTATAAAAAGAGAAGAATTATCGAACGGCTTGAGCAGCACGAGAAGCCTGAAACAGAGATTGAGAGCAGCGAGTGA
- the katX gene encoding catalase KatX yields the protein MKEGQQEYEGTNVQGDEHLLSSSISATNETEDTLTNRQGHPVTDNQNMRTVGNRGPTTLENYDFLEKISHFDRERIPERVVHARGAGAHGYFEAYGSFGDKPISKYTRAKIFQEKGKKTPAFVRFSSVIHGNHSPETLRDPRGFAVKFYTEDGNWDLVGNNLKIFFIRDALKFPDLVHAFKPDPVTNRQDQERIFDFVSQSPEATHMITFLFSPWGIPANYRQMQGSGVHAYKWVNQEGKAVLVKYHFEPKQGIKNLTQSEAEEIQGKNFNHATQDLYEAIENGEYPEWELFVQIMSDGEHPELDFDPLDPTKLWYKEDFPWVPIGKLVLNKNPENYFAEVEQAAFGTGVLVDGLDFSDDKLLQGRTYSYSDTQRYRVGPNYLQLPINAPKKHVATNQRDGQMEYRVDRGPDQNPHVNYEPSIIGGLKEAKQDGKDHTPHVEGDVKREAIDRPNNFGQAGETYRRLTDFERDELIKNLVNALSTCRKEIQDQMIENFTKADPDYGKRVAEGLKMESDKNSKGPIGSTQSEQAIMQAREESHPSDPY from the coding sequence ATGAAAGAGGGACAACAAGAATACGAAGGAACGAATGTTCAAGGCGATGAGCATTTGCTTTCCAGCAGCATATCTGCAACGAATGAAACCGAGGATACATTAACCAACAGGCAAGGTCACCCTGTAACAGACAATCAAAATATGAGAACTGTAGGAAATCGCGGGCCTACCACATTGGAGAATTATGATTTTCTCGAAAAAATCAGCCACTTTGACCGTGAACGAATTCCTGAGAGAGTAGTTCATGCCCGCGGTGCAGGAGCCCACGGCTATTTCGAAGCCTACGGAAGCTTTGGTGACAAACCGATTTCAAAGTATACAAGAGCTAAAATTTTTCAGGAGAAGGGCAAGAAAACCCCTGCGTTTGTCCGATTTTCATCAGTTATCCACGGCAACCATTCACCTGAAACACTCCGTGATCCGCGAGGTTTTGCCGTTAAATTTTACACAGAGGACGGGAACTGGGATCTAGTTGGAAATAATTTAAAAATTTTCTTTATTCGAGATGCCCTCAAATTCCCGGACCTGGTTCATGCGTTTAAACCGGATCCTGTGACAAACCGTCAAGATCAGGAACGAATTTTTGATTTTGTTTCTCAGTCTCCGGAAGCTACGCATATGATCACCTTTCTGTTTTCGCCATGGGGCATTCCCGCCAACTACAGACAAATGCAAGGATCTGGGGTTCATGCCTACAAATGGGTCAATCAAGAAGGAAAAGCCGTTCTTGTAAAGTATCATTTTGAACCGAAGCAGGGAATTAAAAATCTGACACAAAGCGAAGCAGAAGAAATTCAAGGAAAAAATTTCAACCATGCCACACAGGATTTATATGAAGCGATTGAAAATGGAGAGTATCCGGAATGGGAGCTTTTTGTCCAAATCATGAGTGATGGCGAGCATCCGGAGCTCGATTTTGACCCGCTTGATCCAACAAAGCTTTGGTATAAGGAAGACTTTCCGTGGGTACCTATTGGGAAGCTTGTGTTGAATAAAAATCCGGAGAACTACTTTGCTGAAGTGGAGCAAGCCGCCTTCGGAACGGGAGTACTTGTAGACGGACTCGATTTTTCTGATGATAAGCTGCTTCAAGGCCGGACGTATTCCTATTCTGACACCCAGCGTTACAGAGTGGGGCCTAATTATTTGCAGCTTCCGATCAACGCACCGAAAAAACATGTCGCGACCAACCAGCGAGACGGGCAGATGGAATATCGAGTAGACCGTGGTCCAGACCAAAATCCTCATGTCAATTACGAACCTTCCATAATCGGCGGCCTGAAGGAAGCAAAACAAGATGGAAAAGACCATACTCCCCACGTAGAGGGAGACGTCAAACGAGAAGCCATCGACCGCCCGAATAACTTTGGACAGGCCGGAGAAACTTACCGGCGATTAACAGACTTTGAACGAGATGAGCTGATCAAGAATTTAGTGAATGCCTTATCCACCTGCAGAAAAGAAATTCAAGACCAAATGATTGAGAATTTTACAAAGGCAGACCCTGATTATGGTAAACGGGTAGCAGAAGGCTTAAAAATGGAATCTGACAAAAACAGCAAAGGACCTATCGGCTCCACTCAATCTGAACAAGCGATTATGCAGGCTCGTGAAGAAAGCCATCCTTCAGATCCTTATTGA
- a CDS encoding P-loop NTPase family protein produces MQLPPIDLEIKKGACIAIKCNKDMGYTLIQLLLKKDTSSGGEIRFSNEKIKIGRSLLDEELYDSLTVKQYLTFFSSLYGVKADLGFALEATSLLDKVVDKISILTFSEKRHFI; encoded by the coding sequence GTGCAGCTTCCACCAATCGATCTTGAAATAAAAAAGGGAGCATGCATCGCCATAAAATGCAATAAAGATATGGGATACACTCTTATTCAGCTTTTATTAAAGAAGGATACAAGTTCTGGCGGGGAAATTCGTTTTTCTAATGAGAAGATCAAAATTGGAAGAAGTCTTTTAGACGAGGAATTATACGATAGTCTGACTGTAAAACAGTATTTAACCTTTTTCAGCAGCCTTTATGGAGTAAAAGCAGATTTGGGTTTTGCCCTCGAGGCAACAAGCCTGCTTGATAAAGTTGTAGATAAGATTTCGATCCTGACTTTTTCTGAAAAGCGGCACTTCATTTAG
- a CDS encoding ATP-binding cassette domain-containing protein yields MILQEPEQNTDVHSSMIIRRFIKELPENGYTVLVITSNLEEAISVTDEVYRMDETGIRKVNSGLENTNEIQDPEIEEMASHPLKLGASKNK; encoded by the coding sequence GTGATATTGCAAGAGCCTGAACAAAACACAGACGTCCATTCCTCGATGATTATCCGCCGGTTTATTAAAGAGCTTCCTGAAAACGGCTATACCGTTTTAGTCATTACATCTAATTTGGAAGAAGCTATAAGTGTTACTGATGAAGTGTACCGTATGGATGAAACCGGGATTCGAAAAGTAAACTCTGGGCTGGAAAATACTAATGAAATACAGGACCCGGAAATAGAAGAAATGGCGAGTCATCCGCTTAAATTGGGTGCCAGCAAAAATAAATGA
- a CDS encoding ATP-binding cassette domain-containing protein — protein sequence MSLLQIKQIEKSKGNTIIFPKIDLDIHKEEIIAIQCNNEVGKQLIMMMIGETSLSNGEVLLEGLPLNHHFKSLSNRVGLFLLDEAMYERLTPREYLNFLKRLYDVNVEIDSLLQKVGLAEKVKTKISKLSYSEKKRIQLARVILHQPDLIVMEEPDQNIDIESKIIMQRVLEEFKGQGKSVLITTNNFESAITMTNTVYRLNEEGLKKIDVIDEEKGVCIPFQ from the coding sequence ATGAGCTTATTGCAAATAAAACAAATTGAAAAAAGTAAAGGAAATACGATTATATTTCCAAAGATAGATTTAGATATTCATAAAGAAGAGATTATTGCGATTCAGTGCAATAATGAAGTTGGAAAACAGTTAATCATGATGATGATTGGAGAGACATCCCTTTCAAATGGGGAGGTATTGCTGGAAGGCTTGCCTCTAAACCACCATTTTAAAAGCCTATCTAACCGTGTAGGGTTATTTTTATTGGATGAAGCGATGTATGAACGACTGACACCGAGGGAGTACCTTAATTTTTTAAAAAGGTTATATGATGTGAACGTAGAGATTGATTCTCTCCTTCAAAAAGTTGGGTTAGCTGAGAAAGTGAAAACGAAAATTAGCAAACTTTCGTATTCTGAAAAGAAACGGATACAGCTTGCTAGGGTAATATTGCATCAGCCGGACTTGATCGTTATGGAAGAGCCCGATCAAAATATTGATATCGAAAGTAAAATCATTATGCAAAGAGTATTAGAGGAGTTCAAAGGACAAGGAAAATCCGTTCTCATTACGACAAACAACTTTGAAAGTGCCATTACTATGACAAATACGGTTTACCGTCTGAATGAGGAAGGCTTAAAGAAAATTGACGTCATTGATGAGGAAAAGGGTGTTTGCATTCCGTTTCAATAG
- a CDS encoding LytTR family DNA-binding domain-containing protein, which translates to MHSVSIDDQVIDSQPTIVNEEIETSTAEEENNGKEQAEGEATTIHRPLRFEKIPAKVDDKIILFDPTEIVFVEGNEGISHLHVNGEVFPCSITLNDLFGRLQSFGFFRCHRSYIVNLQKVREVITWTRNSYCLILEDSKKSSVPLSKGKLNELKVILGI; encoded by the coding sequence TTGCATTCCGTTTCAATAGATGACCAGGTAATAGATTCGCAGCCGACAATCGTGAATGAAGAAATAGAAACTTCAACTGCTGAAGAGGAAAACAATGGTAAAGAACAAGCAGAAGGGGAAGCTACTACCATTCACAGACCATTACGGTTTGAAAAGATTCCAGCAAAAGTCGACGATAAAATAATTCTATTCGATCCTACGGAGATTGTCTTCGTTGAGGGTAATGAAGGGATTTCACACCTACATGTAAATGGAGAAGTCTTTCCCTGTTCCATTACATTGAATGACCTATTTGGACGATTGCAATCATTTGGATTTTTTCGTTGTCATCGATCCTATATTGTCAATTTACAAAAGGTACGTGAAGTGATTACTTGGACTAGAAATAGTTATTGCCTCATTCTTGAAGATTCTAAGAAAAGCTCTGTTCCATTATCCAAAGGAAAATTAAATGAGTTAAAAGTGATCCTCGGAATTTAA
- a CDS encoding ABC transporter ATP-binding protein — MENVIEVRELVKSFETKMALKNVNFEVKKGETIGFLGPSGSGKTTTIKILTAQLHPTAGEVMVFGQPIQKLKDPTFMKRIGILTDNSGLYERLSIYDNLTLYCDLYDVDKSRINEVLESVNLIQDKKKSVQKLSKGMKQRITLARAILHKPDLLFLDEPTSALDPINTKHIHAGLKKLNQEGTTIFLTTHDMQEAEDLCDRVAFLNNGEIMLLDTPRNVRAQQKNTTISLLLKGNRTVVVEKDEEGAKEIYQYMKDGQILTIHSNEPTLGDIFVQLTGRNLS, encoded by the coding sequence ATGGAAAATGTTATCGAAGTAAGAGAACTTGTTAAATCATTTGAAACCAAGATGGCTTTAAAAAATGTAAATTTTGAAGTGAAAAAAGGAGAAACAATTGGTTTCTTAGGACCAAGTGGTTCCGGTAAAACGACAACGATTAAAATTTTGACAGCCCAACTTCATCCAACAGCTGGAGAGGTTATGGTGTTCGGTCAACCAATCCAAAAATTAAAAGATCCGACTTTTATGAAGAGAATCGGAATCTTAACGGATAATAGTGGCCTTTATGAACGGCTTAGTATCTACGATAACCTTACATTATATTGTGATTTATATGATGTGGACAAAAGTAGAATCAATGAGGTTCTTGAATCTGTTAATCTAATACAAGATAAGAAGAAATCGGTTCAAAAACTATCAAAAGGGATGAAGCAGAGGATCACATTGGCAAGAGCTATCTTACATAAACCCGATCTTCTCTTTTTAGACGAACCAACTTCTGCCTTAGACCCAATCAATACAAAGCATATTCATGCGGGCCTGAAAAAATTGAATCAAGAAGGGACAACCATTTTTTTAACAACCCATGACATGCAAGAAGCAGAAGACCTTTGTGATCGAGTTGCGTTCTTGAATAACGGGGAGATCATGCTACTGGATACACCCCGAAATGTAAGAGCACAACAAAAAAACACAACGATTTCTCTTTTATTAAAAGGAAATCGTACAGTGGTTGTTGAGAAAGACGAAGAAGGAGCAAAGGAAATCTACCAATATATGAAAGATGGACAGATTCTGACGATTCATTCCAATGAGCCGACACTTGGAGACATTTTTGTACAATTAACAGGGAGGAACTTATCATGA
- a CDS encoding ABC transporter permease: MTFSFKRVNAIFIKDWKDLQRNSYVIFTLAIPLVFAALLGRMSEGNGVFSTYPINLALVIAGAFIQAAMVAEEKEKNTLRGLLLSPASIAEIFVGKSALSAVMTIVVIIGSVFLSNFKVPSPPLFAVSVLLGLVFYIATGTILGLISRTVMETSIIGMPVLVVFGMSSMFKSMVENKTFLKIIDYLPNEQLNTIWVALINGEGFSGIIENILILLVWAAISIVTTVVIYRKRRID; this comes from the coding sequence ATGACTTTTTCTTTTAAACGAGTAAACGCCATATTTATAAAGGATTGGAAAGATTTGCAAAGAAATTCCTACGTCATCTTTACATTAGCAATCCCTTTAGTTTTTGCAGCTTTATTAGGTCGTATGAGTGAAGGAAATGGCGTCTTTAGCACCTATCCCATTAATCTTGCTCTTGTCATTGCAGGTGCTTTTATTCAAGCTGCAATGGTGGCAGAGGAAAAAGAGAAAAATACATTAAGAGGATTATTGTTATCGCCTGCTAGTATAGCTGAAATTTTTGTAGGAAAAAGTGCATTATCTGCTGTTATGACCATTGTTGTGATTATTGGCTCTGTCTTTTTATCGAACTTCAAGGTCCCATCACCTCCATTATTTGCAGTAAGTGTACTATTGGGTTTGGTTTTTTATATTGCGACTGGAACCATTCTCGGCTTGATTTCAAGAACCGTAATGGAAACAAGTATTATTGGAATGCCTGTATTAGTAGTCTTTGGGATGAGCTCTATGTTTAAATCAATGGTGGAAAATAAAACCTTCTTAAAGATCATCGATTATTTACCAAATGAGCAACTAAACACCATTTGGGTTGCCTTAATCAATGGAGAAGGCTTTAGTGGAATCATCGAAAATATACTTATACTCTTGGTGTGGGCAGCTATATCAATAGTTACTACGGTAGTTATTTATAGAAAACGTAGGATCGATTAA